The following proteins are co-located in the Campylobacter concisus genome:
- a CDS encoding RidA family protein, translating to MKKQISTKKAPQAIGPYSQAISANGFLFISGQLGVTPAGEFAGSSVEAQAEQSLENLKNILAEAGLTFDNAVKTTIFLADMADFVKVNAVYAKFFKEPYPARSTVAVKTLPKDALVEIELIAAY from the coding sequence ATGAAAAAACAAATCTCAACAAAAAAAGCTCCACAAGCGATTGGGCCATATTCTCAAGCTATTAGCGCAAATGGATTTTTGTTTATCTCAGGTCAGCTTGGTGTCACACCAGCGGGTGAGTTTGCAGGTAGCAGCGTAGAAGCTCAAGCTGAGCAATCGCTTGAAAATTTAAAAAATATCTTGGCTGAGGCAGGGCTTACTTTTGATAATGCTGTAAAGACTACAATATTTCTAGCAGATATGGCGGATTTTGTTAAAGTAAATGCTGTATATGCTAAATTTTTTAAAGAGCCTTATCCTGCTAGAAGTACAGTAGCTGTTAAGACCTTGCCAAAAGACGCACTTGTGGAAATAGAGCTTATCGCGGCTTATTAA